In Kordiimonas sp. SCSIO 12610, the following are encoded in one genomic region:
- a CDS encoding ExbD/TolR family protein: MGASVSNMGGKRGGGRGGRYQPLAEINVTPFVDVMLVLLIVFMVAAPLLTAGVQVELPKAQAKPLPQDSKPLEVTVDHEGAIFIVDSPINLNELGPRLTAISDNNKDVRIYVRGDTKLDYGRVMEVIGAINASGFTKVALIAEQR, from the coding sequence ATGGGTGCTTCAGTTTCAAATATGGGTGGTAAACGCGGCGGTGGTCGCGGTGGGCGTTATCAACCGCTGGCGGAAATTAATGTAACACCGTTCGTAGATGTGATGCTGGTGCTTCTTATCGTTTTCATGGTTGCGGCTCCGCTCTTGACCGCAGGTGTGCAGGTGGAATTACCGAAAGCCCAGGCGAAGCCATTACCGCAGGATAGTAAGCCGCTTGAAGTAACCGTTGATCATGAAGGTGCCATATTTATTGTTGATAGTCCGATTAATTTAAACGAATTAGGACCAAGGCTTACAGCGATTTCGGACAATAACAAGGATGTACGAATTTATGTTCGCGGTGATACAAAACTTGATTATGGCCGTGTGATGGAAGTTATCGGCGCGATTAATGCCTCTGGTTTTACAAAGGTTGCATTGATCGCAGAACAGCGGTAG
- the tolQ gene encoding protein TolQ, producing MFMQADFVVQFVMIMLITASIWGWSIIFNTWGRLKSARAKADYFEDVFWSGNSLDELYNRIKQAPDHPLAAVFVAAMREWHRSLGNRSGTGVDKVTVQDRIHKVMHVTTGREMDRLEGQVGYLATIGSAAPFVGLFGTVWGIMNSFTSIAVASDTSLATVAPGIAEALLATALGLVAAIPAVIAYNKLATDMGRYASRVEGFADEFAAILSRQLDEQGH from the coding sequence ATGTTTATGCAGGCAGACTTCGTTGTTCAATTTGTCATGATTATGCTGATTACAGCGAGTATTTGGGGATGGTCGATTATATTCAACACTTGGGGACGGCTGAAATCCGCTCGTGCTAAGGCCGATTATTTTGAAGACGTATTCTGGTCCGGCAATTCATTGGACGAACTATATAATCGCATCAAGCAGGCACCTGATCATCCGCTTGCAGCAGTTTTCGTTGCGGCGATGCGGGAATGGCACCGAAGTTTGGGTAATCGTTCAGGCACTGGTGTTGATAAGGTGACAGTTCAGGACCGTATCCATAAAGTGATGCATGTTACGACGGGTCGTGAAATGGACCGCCTGGAAGGGCAGGTTGGGTACCTTGCAACGATTGGTTCGGCAGCACCCTTTGTCGGATTATTTGGAACTGTTTGGGGGATTATGAACAGTTTCACATCAATTGCAGTTGCATCAGATACTTCATTAGCAACAGTTGCACCAGGTATCGCCGAGGCATTGCTCGCGACTGCACTGGGTTTGGTGGCTGCGATCCCTGCCGTTATCGCATACAATAAGCTCGCGACCGATATGGGGCGCTATGCAAGCCGGGTGGAAGGGTTTGCAGATGAGTTTGCTGCCATTCTCTCCCGACAGCTTGATGAGCAGGGGCATTAA
- a CDS encoding thioesterase family protein — MTPLPAHGERKDGIFAFPIRVYYEDTDVGGMVYHGRYVSFFERVRSESIRGTAADVDALFDIPESEGGPLTYVVSKIAVSYHTQAKVGDVLIGYSTVKKVRAAAIEIDQWIERDGERVASAELVVAIVDKTGRPQRWPSDARACWQEWMNDAANAV, encoded by the coding sequence ATGACGCCTCTACCAGCGCACGGCGAACGCAAGGACGGTATCTTCGCCTTTCCAATTCGTGTTTACTATGAAGACACCGATGTGGGCGGGATGGTTTATCATGGCCGTTATGTAAGCTTTTTTGAGCGTGTTCGCTCTGAGAGCATCAGGGGAACCGCGGCGGATGTGGACGCGCTTTTTGATATACCGGAAAGCGAAGGTGGCCCATTAACATATGTAGTTAGTAAGATCGCGGTATCCTATCATACGCAAGCCAAGGTGGGTGATGTTTTGATAGGGTATTCAACGGTTAAAAAAGTTCGTGCTGCTGCAATCGAAATCGATCAATGGATCGAGCGTGATGGTGAACGGGTCGCAAGTGCTGAATTAGTGGTTGCGATTGTTGATAAAACAGGGCGCCCACAGCGCTGGCCAAGTGATGCCCGTGCTTGCTGGCAAGAATGGATGAATGATGCAGCGAACGCTGTTTAG
- the ruvB gene encoding Holliday junction branch migration DNA helicase RuvB — protein sequence MSEGPENITDRSELAGDVIDSGLRPQSLSEFIGQEQARENLSVFIEAARARAEAMDHVLFFGPPGLGKTTLAQIVARELGVSFRATSGPVIAKAGDLAALLTNLQERDVLFIDEIHRLNPAVEEVLYPAMEDYQLDLIIGEGPAARSVKIDLPKFTLVGATTRSGLITKPLRDRFGIPTRLEFYTTEELTEVVRRGARLLELGMTDDGAREVAARSRGTPRIAGRLLRRVRDFALVAGREKVDAVAADAALTKLQVDCLGLDTMDRRYLSCIGETYSGGPVGIETLAAALSEPRDAIEDIIEPYLMQIGMVARTPRGRVLTSDAWKHIGLNPPAGSDASAQLDLMGGKG from the coding sequence ATGAGCGAAGGACCAGAAAATATTACAGATCGTTCGGAACTTGCTGGTGATGTGATCGACTCTGGATTGAGGCCTCAGTCGCTTAGTGAATTCATCGGTCAGGAGCAAGCCCGCGAAAACTTGTCCGTTTTCATCGAAGCGGCACGTGCGCGCGCTGAAGCAATGGATCATGTGTTGTTTTTTGGTCCTCCGGGGCTTGGTAAAACCACGCTGGCACAGATTGTGGCTCGAGAACTTGGTGTTAGCTTTAGAGCGACATCAGGTCCTGTTATCGCAAAAGCTGGTGATCTTGCGGCCCTTCTCACAAACCTTCAGGAACGCGATGTTTTGTTCATTGATGAAATTCACCGTTTAAACCCTGCGGTGGAGGAAGTGCTGTATCCTGCGATGGAAGATTATCAGCTTGATCTGATTATTGGCGAAGGCCCTGCTGCACGTTCAGTGAAGATCGATTTACCAAAATTTACGCTGGTCGGCGCAACAACGCGTTCGGGCTTGATTACGAAACCACTCCGTGACCGATTTGGTATTCCGACACGCCTTGAATTTTACACCACAGAAGAGTTAACCGAAGTTGTACGTCGGGGTGCCCGCTTGCTCGAGCTCGGTATGACTGATGATGGTGCCCGTGAAGTCGCTGCGCGTTCACGGGGTACGCCGCGAATTGCAGGGCGATTACTGCGCCGTGTTCGTGATTTTGCTTTGGTTGCTGGCCGTGAAAAGGTGGATGCGGTTGCAGCAGATGCCGCTTTGACAAAATTACAGGTTGATTGCCTTGGTCTTGACACAATGGACAGGCGTTATCTGTCTTGTATTGGTGAAACATATTCAGGTGGACCTGTGGGTATTGAGACGCTAGCTGCTGCACTTTCCGAGCCTCGCGATGCGATTGAAGATATTATCGAACCGTATTTAATGCAGATTGGTATGGTTGCCAGGACACCTCGTGGTCGTGTTTTGACCTCTGATGCGTGGAAGCATATTGGGCTAAACCCACCCGCTGGATCGGACGCAAGTGCACAACTTGATCTTATGGGAGGTAAGGGATGA
- the ruvA gene encoding Holliday junction branch migration protein RuvA, which translates to MIAKLKGLVDSYGEDWLIMDVGGVGYLVNASSRTLGQLPAVGQGHGLHIETVVREDAITLFGFGDVIERDMFRLLTSVQGVWAKVALAILSVLEPGELQNAIAAQDKVSVSRANGVGPKLAARIVNELKDKVTGLALQPKGAQIPAAGAGGENTVSTSNSEIEDAVSALVNLGYRPTDAHGAAVRAANELGDSANVASIVPLALKELSSV; encoded by the coding sequence ATGATCGCTAAACTAAAAGGGTTGGTTGATAGTTACGGCGAAGATTGGCTGATTATGGATGTGGGCGGAGTTGGCTATCTTGTGAATGCCTCGTCCAGAACATTGGGCCAGCTTCCAGCGGTTGGTCAGGGCCATGGATTACATATTGAAACTGTGGTGCGTGAAGACGCAATAACGTTGTTCGGTTTTGGTGATGTTATTGAGCGCGATATGTTCAGACTTCTTACCTCGGTTCAGGGGGTTTGGGCTAAGGTCGCGCTTGCAATATTGTCTGTTCTGGAACCAGGTGAACTTCAGAATGCGATCGCAGCGCAGGATAAAGTATCCGTTAGTCGCGCGAATGGTGTTGGCCCAAAACTGGCCGCTAGAATTGTTAATGAGCTTAAAGACAAAGTAACGGGCCTCGCCTTACAGCCGAAGGGCGCTCAAATACCTGCGGCGGGCGCTGGCGGTGAAAACACGGTCTCCACGTCCAACAGTGAAATAGAGGATGCAGTCTCAGCGCTTGTAAACCTTGGATATCGTCCAACAGACGCACATGGTGCGGCAGTAAGGGCAGCAAACGAGCTTGGTGATAGTGCAAATGTCGCGTCTATTGTGCCGCTGGCCTTGAAAGAATTGAGCAGCGTATGA
- the ruvC gene encoding crossover junction endodeoxyribonuclease RuvC yields the protein MRLLGLDPGLQKTGWGIVDSHGTRLRHVANGVVKSDPKRSLAERLVELHDGLTEVITEWRPSSCAVEETFVNKNPTSTLKLGQARGMALFVPANAGLMVAEYTPNHVKKSVVGVGHADKGQVDAMVQVLLPGVKINGPDAADALAVAICHAHHMSTADKVGLKGIRL from the coding sequence ATGCGATTATTGGGGCTTGACCCGGGATTACAAAAAACTGGCTGGGGTATTGTTGACAGTCATGGGACACGCTTGCGGCACGTCGCCAATGGCGTCGTGAAATCTGATCCTAAACGAAGCCTCGCTGAGCGGCTTGTGGAATTGCATGATGGTTTAACCGAGGTTATCACGGAATGGCGACCAAGTTCCTGCGCCGTTGAGGAAACTTTCGTCAATAAAAACCCAACGTCCACATTGAAGCTCGGTCAGGCAAGGGGGATGGCCCTTTTTGTTCCGGCAAATGCTGGCTTGATGGTCGCTGAATATACGCCTAATCACGTAAAAAAATCTGTTGTGGGTGTGGGGCACGCAGATAAAGGTCAGGTTGATGCCATGGTGCAGGTTTTATTGCCAGGTGTTAAAATTAATGGACCAGATGCAGCCGATGCGCTTGCTGTTGCCATTTGCCACGCTCATCACATGTCTACAGCGGACAAAGTTGGGCTGAAAGGGATTCGTCTATGA
- a CDS encoding YebC/PmpR family DNA-binding transcriptional regulator: protein MAGHSKFKNIMYRKGAQDAKRSKMFSKFSREITVAAKMGGEDMDSNPRLRLAVATARAQSMPKDNIQRAIAKASGGDAETYDEMRYEGYGPGGIGVIVEALTDNRNRTASDVRTIFNKAGGNLGESGSVGFMFDRVGEIVFAGDVTDADSMFEAALEAGADEVESDDDGHTIYTDASDLHSVVSALTSELGKDPESAKLIFKPKEPMVLDQEAAEKLIRLIDALEDNDDVQVVFGNYDIPEDVMEALAQ from the coding sequence ATGGCAGGCCATTCCAAGTTTAAAAACATTATGTATCGCAAGGGCGCGCAGGATGCGAAGCGCTCTAAAATGTTCTCAAAATTTAGCCGTGAGATTACGGTTGCCGCTAAAATGGGCGGTGAAGATATGGATAGTAATCCGCGCCTTCGCTTGGCTGTTGCAACGGCGCGCGCGCAATCGATGCCTAAGGATAATATCCAGCGGGCTATTGCCAAAGCCTCTGGCGGTGATGCTGAAACATATGATGAAATGCGCTATGAGGGCTACGGACCAGGTGGTATCGGCGTCATAGTGGAAGCCTTAACAGACAACAGGAACCGCACCGCTTCTGATGTAAGAACAATCTTCAACAAAGCTGGCGGTAATTTGGGCGAGAGTGGTTCTGTTGGTTTCATGTTTGACCGTGTTGGTGAAATCGTTTTTGCGGGCGATGTAACGGACGCAGATAGTATGTTTGAAGCAGCGCTCGAAGCTGGTGCTGATGAGGTTGAGAGCGATGACGATGGTCATACCATCTATACAGACGCGTCTGATCTGCATTCTGTTGTGTCTGCATTGACGTCTGAACTCGGCAAGGACCCAGAGAGTGCCAAGCTAATTTTTAAGCCAAAAGAACCTATGGTTCTCGATCAGGAAGCTGCCGAAAAACTAATCAGATTAATCGATGCTCTTGAAGATAATGATGATGTTCAGGTGGTTTTTGGTAACTACGACATTCCTGAAGATGTTATGGAAGCACTTGCCCAGTAA
- a CDS encoding GFA family protein, with protein sequence MSQEFSGGCYCGNITIVFKTEQDASDLTPRECDCGFCRRNGAEWVSDPQGRIDIAVMNEAALSLYEQGSKLARFWICQRCGTTTAVTAEINGKLHGAVNANCLEGAEKLGQSERASPKTLSDYEKRIRWEDLWTSETVVKEAWDVGL encoded by the coding sequence ATGTCACAGGAATTTTCAGGCGGATGTTACTGCGGAAACATCACAATCGTTTTTAAGACAGAGCAAGACGCCTCTGATTTGACGCCCCGTGAATGCGACTGTGGTTTTTGCCGCCGTAACGGCGCCGAATGGGTGTCAGACCCACAGGGTCGAATTGATATCGCCGTTATGAACGAAGCTGCGCTTTCGCTTTACGAGCAAGGAAGCAAATTAGCAAGGTTCTGGATATGCCAGCGCTGCGGTACAACGACTGCCGTTACAGCCGAGATTAACGGTAAACTACACGGCGCCGTAAATGCAAATTGCCTTGAGGGTGCTGAAAAACTCGGGCAAAGCGAGCGTGCTTCGCCGAAAACACTAAGTGATTATGAAAAACGCATCCGCTGGGAAGACTTATGGACGTCTGAAACAGTCGTCAAAGAAGCCTGGGATGTAGGATTATAA
- a CDS encoding nuclear transport factor 2 family protein: MRLFFISSACILAALPAQAQNCQEVPDQTIKATINKSFTDLAGAVKSLDSDKYFSFFDKDRYTALNSDGTVTHSFDVFQNSFNQQFQYIKAYNELNFQNVKITVLDCKTAVLVNEYSAKITLQSNQSITAEGAGTQIWSKAKGDWKLVHVASSQKPAK, translated from the coding sequence ATGCGATTATTTTTTATTTCGTCAGCTTGCATATTAGCAGCCCTTCCTGCACAAGCACAAAATTGCCAAGAAGTTCCAGACCAAACAATCAAGGCTACGATAAACAAATCTTTCACGGACTTAGCGGGCGCCGTGAAGTCGTTGGACAGTGATAAATATTTTAGCTTTTTTGATAAAGATCGATATACAGCTCTAAATTCCGATGGAACCGTCACCCACTCGTTTGATGTATTTCAAAATAGTTTTAATCAACAATTTCAATACATCAAAGCCTACAATGAACTAAATTTTCAAAACGTAAAAATTACCGTCCTCGACTGCAAAACAGCTGTTCTTGTTAACGAATACTCAGCAAAAATTACACTGCAATCAAACCAAAGCATCACTGCTGAAGGCGCAGGGACACAAATCTGGTCAAAAGCGAAGGGTGATTGGAAATTGGTCCATGTCGCAAGCAGTCAAAAACCTGCTAAATAA
- a CDS encoding kelch repeat-containing protein: MKIKLLGALIGTLMVSKLASGMETCLPPLPEPHANNAVASLTINDKLYVVSFAGLREGKTWRDTSKSAYMFIEGNRTWKKMPDIPVQEGRLAASAEAVADKIYLFGGYTVAEDGSEFSTPEVFSFDPVGQTYTRLSDMPTPVDDMVTFVYQNRYIYLVSGWHDTGNVSQVQVYDTKTDSWFRATDYPGTPVFGHAGGIVRNQFIIADGVAVVGKDDNGRRVFDTVNEGWLGTIDQNDPAIITYRKLPQLPGRGHYRMAGAGDTARNQVIFMGGTPTAYNYNGIGYNGKPAEASEHMYAWSFERNNWLLLNDRPIPSMDHRGMVQVDGNWWTIGGLDRNRAVTGAGLSEKLVVCQ, translated from the coding sequence ATGAAGATAAAATTGCTTGGTGCTTTAATTGGAACACTGATGGTTTCAAAATTGGCGTCTGGGATGGAAACTTGCCTGCCGCCCCTACCGGAACCGCATGCGAATAATGCTGTCGCGTCGCTGACCATTAATGACAAGCTCTATGTCGTGTCGTTTGCGGGTCTCAGGGAGGGCAAAACTTGGCGAGATACCTCAAAGTCAGCTTATATGTTTATTGAAGGTAATCGAACTTGGAAGAAAATGCCGGATATCCCTGTTCAGGAAGGGCGTTTGGCTGCAAGTGCAGAGGCGGTTGCTGATAAGATATATCTTTTTGGAGGGTATACAGTTGCCGAGGATGGTAGTGAGTTTTCAACACCTGAGGTATTTTCATTTGATCCGGTAGGCCAGACCTATACCAGACTTTCGGATATGCCAACGCCTGTCGATGATATGGTCACATTCGTTTATCAGAATCGTTATATTTATCTTGTGTCTGGTTGGCATGATACCGGTAATGTTTCGCAAGTTCAGGTTTATGACACAAAAACAGATAGTTGGTTTCGCGCTACCGATTATCCTGGTACCCCAGTTTTCGGTCACGCTGGTGGTATTGTAAGGAACCAGTTTATAATAGCAGATGGTGTTGCAGTTGTCGGTAAGGATGATAACGGACGGCGAGTTTTCGATACTGTAAACGAAGGCTGGTTGGGAACGATTGATCAAAATGATCCTGCGATCATCACATACCGAAAGCTACCACAATTGCCGGGAAGAGGGCACTATCGTATGGCGGGCGCAGGCGACACGGCACGCAATCAGGTTATTTTTATGGGCGGCACGCCAACCGCGTATAATTATAATGGTATTGGCTACAATGGTAAGCCTGCTGAAGCGAGCGAGCATATGTATGCCTGGAGCTTTGAGCGTAATAACTGGCTATTACTGAATGATCGCCCAATTCCTTCCATGGACCATCGTGGTATGGTTCAGGTTGATGGCAATTGGTGGACGATTGGTGGGTTGGATAGGAACCGTGCTGTAACAGGCGCTGGCTTGTCTGAGAAATTGGTTGTTTGTCAATAA
- a CDS encoding cupin domain-containing protein, which yields MRFFLSLIIMLGFLGAHKTIATPIAQEKTPPISLEALLKSDIQSVADHEVLISRVTMQPHQTLPRHTHPTEEYLYVLSGKTILKLDGDKNIELIAGTAYKIPAKTIHSALTTDEITEIIVFRVHTKGKPVRTLVD from the coding sequence ATGAGATTTTTTCTATCCCTTATTATCATGCTGGGTTTTCTTGGCGCTCACAAAACCATTGCTACACCGATTGCTCAAGAAAAGACACCACCGATAAGTCTAGAGGCCTTGTTAAAATCTGATATCCAGTCGGTTGCCGACCATGAGGTATTAATTTCACGCGTAACGATGCAGCCGCATCAAACGTTGCCGAGACATACCCACCCAACAGAAGAATATCTTTACGTTCTATCGGGAAAAACAATATTGAAGCTTGATGGGGATAAAAACATCGAGTTAATAGCAGGCACCGCATACAAAATACCTGCGAAAACAATCCATAGTGCATTAACAACAGACGAGATAACGGAAATTATCGTCTTTCGCGTACATACCAAAGGGAAACCCGTCAGAACACTCGTGGATTAA
- a CDS encoding ATP-binding cassette domain-containing protein, with amino-acid sequence MAPPILSLRNINLSWGADPILSDLEMHIGDNDRLCLLGRNGTGKSTLLKIIAGLIEADDGERWVKPGAKVAYLPQEPDASAYKTLFDYILGGLPEDEADQAYRVDVLVDDLAIKADASPESASGGELRRAALARTLIGEPDLLLLDEPTNHLDITIIEWLENYLRNWRGAMMLISHDRAFLESLTKACLWLDRGQVRRLDDGFQRFEAWQEEVLEEEKMQAKKLDKLIKEETRWSVEGISARRTRNQGRLRRLYALRQERANQIEVKGSVSISVGEGGKSGARVIEAKNISKAYDGRTLFKEFDLKIARGDRIGIIGPNGVGKSTLLKALTGVIEPDTGTVKLGTNLDILSIDQSRSDLKETMTVSEVLAGGSDWVEINGERKHVRSYMKDFLFDASQANTPVSALSGGERNRLLLAANFAKPSNFLILDEPTNDLDMDTLDLLQEVLADYQGTILLVSHDRDFLDRVVTSSIVMEGDGSAIEYAGGYSDYKTQKKAGERGKIVDTTAKKAQVSNVTSIAKAIKKKSNKLSYKDQRELDSLPAEVEALSMKISDMEAELSDPDLYTKNPAHFNALSKDIEAKRDELDAKELRWLELEELKESLNN; translated from the coding sequence ATGGCGCCACCAATCCTTAGCCTTAGAAACATTAACCTCAGTTGGGGCGCGGATCCAATTTTATCCGATTTAGAGATGCATATTGGCGATAATGACCGACTGTGTCTGCTAGGCCGTAATGGAACAGGAAAATCTACCCTGCTTAAAATCATTGCGGGCTTGATTGAAGCCGACGACGGTGAAAGATGGGTTAAGCCAGGTGCCAAAGTGGCGTATTTACCGCAAGAACCTGATGCATCCGCGTATAAAACGCTTTTTGACTATATTCTGGGTGGATTGCCCGAGGATGAAGCGGACCAAGCCTACCGCGTAGATGTTTTGGTGGACGATTTGGCAATTAAAGCAGACGCAAGCCCTGAAAGCGCATCTGGCGGCGAACTCCGCCGTGCAGCACTCGCTAGAACATTAATTGGTGAACCAGACCTATTGTTGTTGGATGAACCAACAAACCATCTTGATATTACAATTATTGAATGGCTGGAGAATTATCTCAGGAACTGGCGCGGGGCAATGATGCTAATCAGTCATGATCGCGCGTTCCTTGAAAGTTTAACCAAAGCATGTCTGTGGTTGGACCGGGGGCAGGTGCGTAGGCTAGATGACGGGTTTCAACGTTTTGAAGCCTGGCAGGAAGAAGTGCTCGAAGAAGAGAAAATGCAGGCCAAGAAGCTTGATAAACTGATTAAGGAAGAAACACGATGGTCTGTGGAAGGAATTAGCGCACGGAGGACCCGAAACCAGGGACGTCTGCGCCGCCTGTATGCACTTCGGCAAGAGCGTGCAAATCAGATAGAGGTGAAAGGTTCGGTTTCTATTTCGGTTGGAGAAGGCGGAAAGTCTGGTGCACGTGTCATCGAAGCTAAAAATATTTCCAAGGCCTACGACGGTCGCACGCTCTTTAAAGAGTTTGATTTGAAAATAGCACGTGGGGACCGGATTGGCATCATTGGTCCAAACGGTGTTGGGAAGTCTACCCTTTTGAAAGCATTAACGGGTGTTATAGAGCCCGACACCGGTACTGTGAAGCTTGGAACCAATCTTGATATTCTCTCTATCGATCAAAGTCGATCTGATTTGAAAGAGACGATGACGGTATCTGAGGTTCTGGCCGGTGGCAGTGATTGGGTCGAAATCAACGGTGAGCGTAAGCATGTCAGAAGCTACATGAAGGATTTCCTGTTTGATGCAAGTCAGGCCAATACACCTGTTTCAGCTTTGTCAGGCGGAGAGCGAAATCGACTGTTGCTTGCCGCCAATTTTGCCAAACCCTCTAACTTCCTGATTTTGGATGAGCCCACTAACGATCTTGATATGGATACGCTTGATCTATTGCAGGAAGTATTGGCCGATTATCAGGGAACTATTCTTCTCGTCTCGCACGACCGTGACTTTCTGGACCGAGTGGTAACAAGTTCGATTGTTATGGAAGGGGATGGGTCTGCCATAGAATATGCTGGTGGATATAGCGATTATAAAACACAGAAGAAGGCAGGCGAACGGGGCAAAATTGTTGATACTACGGCTAAGAAAGCACAGGTGTCCAATGTCACGTCCATTGCCAAAGCTATAAAAAAGAAAAGTAATAAGCTCTCGTATAAAGACCAGCGCGAATTAGATAGCTTACCTGCTGAGGTGGAGGCGCTATCTATGAAAATATCAGATATGGAAGCAGAATTATCTGATCCAGATTTATATACAAAAAATCCAGCACACTTTAATGCTCTTTCGAAAGACATTGAGGCCAAACGAGACGAGTTAGATGCAAAGGAACTTCGCTGGCTTGAGTTGGAAGAGCTCAAGGAAAGTTTGAATAATTAG
- a CDS encoding PH domain-containing protein has protein sequence MTDRMNAFTNETIITDGLPRAEDVPMKPLSPSYPTIQIIMTLIMASAPTLVATVLYLVDAPVLITYYVQWIYIGAAILLIAGYFWCHLDAKHRGYAIREQDILYKSGVIWRTVVAVPFNRLQHAELHRGPLERLFNLSSLRLFTAGGLKADMTIPALPETDAIRVREYVLSRASLSA, from the coding sequence ATGACTGATCGAATGAACGCTTTCACAAATGAAACAATCATAACCGATGGCTTGCCAAGAGCAGAGGACGTGCCCATGAAACCTCTGTCCCCGTCTTATCCAACAATACAAATTATCATGACGCTCATCATGGCATCAGCCCCCACGCTAGTCGCGACGGTTCTATATCTGGTTGATGCTCCTGTTTTAATCACATACTATGTTCAATGGATATATATAGGCGCCGCTATCTTATTGATTGCTGGTTATTTCTGGTGCCATCTAGACGCGAAACACCGCGGTTATGCTATTCGTGAACAGGATATCCTATACAAAAGTGGGGTTATATGGCGCACTGTAGTTGCCGTGCCCTTTAACAGATTACAACATGCAGAGCTTCATCGCGGCCCATTGGAACGGCTTTTTAATCTTTCCAGTTTGCGCCTATTTACGGCTGGTGGGTTGAAGGCAGATATGACTATTCCTGCCCTTCCCGAAACAGACGCTATCCGCGTTCGGGAATATGTCTTATCACGCGCCAGCTTAAGCGCCTGA